In Dissulfurirhabdus thermomarina, one genomic interval encodes:
- a CDS encoding UbiD family decarboxylase: MGYRNLAECIHDLEARGDLVRVREPVDPDLEAAAIQRRVFRAGGPALLFTRVKGCRFPLLANLFGTMERTRYLFRDTLEDLERAAALLARPAEALRSPGRALSLLPAALRMWPRIVPNGPVLAHRAGLLDLPRLRCWPGDGGAFVTLPQVYSESPARPGLRGSNLGMYRIQITGGRYRPGLEAGLHYQIHRGIGVHHAEALERGVPLRVNVFVGGPPCLAVAAVMPLPEGVPEIAFAGLLGGRRLRLVRRPGELPVPAEADFCISGTVEPGRTLPEGPFGDHLGYYSLVHEFPVLRVERVTHRPGAVWPFTTVGRPPQEDTHLGALVHELTAPAIPRVIPGVKAVHAVDAAGVHPLLLAVGSERYVPYAERRGPMEILTQANAILGTGQLSLAKFLLIAAREDDPDLDPRDVAAFFRHVLERVDWRRDLHFQTRTTVDTLDYTGTGLHRGSKVVIAAAGPKRRKLPEAVPARLPLPVGFRSPAACLPGVAAVTGPPCRHWRPGRDPEMERLAAALAAGHPLRSFALVVVADDSAAAARSLDDFLWTTFTRADPAGDVYGAGAFTRAKHWGCEGPLVIDARRKPHHAPPLEEDPAVIRRIEALAAPGRSLHGILDVEA, encoded by the coding sequence GTGGGCTACCGGAACCTCGCCGAGTGCATCCACGACCTCGAGGCCCGGGGCGACCTCGTCCGGGTGCGGGAGCCGGTGGACCCGGATCTCGAGGCGGCGGCCATCCAGCGCCGCGTCTTCCGGGCGGGGGGGCCCGCCCTCCTCTTCACCCGGGTCAAGGGCTGCCGCTTCCCCCTGCTCGCCAACCTGTTCGGCACCATGGAACGCACCCGGTACCTCTTCCGGGACACCCTGGAGGACCTGGAACGGGCGGCGGCGCTCCTGGCCCGGCCCGCCGAGGCCCTCCGGTCCCCGGGGCGGGCCCTTTCGCTCCTGCCGGCCGCCCTCCGCATGTGGCCCCGGATCGTCCCGAACGGCCCCGTGCTGGCCCACCGGGCCGGCCTCCTGGACCTCCCCCGCCTCCGGTGCTGGCCGGGGGACGGCGGCGCCTTCGTCACCCTGCCCCAGGTCTACTCCGAAAGCCCCGCCCGCCCGGGCCTCAGGGGCTCCAACCTCGGCATGTACCGCATCCAGATCACCGGCGGGCGCTACCGGCCGGGCCTGGAGGCGGGCCTCCACTACCAGATCCACCGCGGCATCGGCGTCCACCACGCCGAGGCCCTGGAGCGGGGGGTCCCCCTCCGGGTCAACGTCTTCGTCGGCGGCCCGCCGTGCCTCGCCGTGGCCGCGGTGATGCCGCTTCCGGAGGGGGTCCCCGAAATCGCCTTCGCCGGGCTCCTCGGCGGCCGGCGGCTCCGCCTCGTCCGGCGCCCCGGGGAACTTCCGGTGCCCGCCGAGGCCGACTTCTGCATCAGCGGCACCGTGGAACCCGGGCGCACCCTGCCCGAGGGCCCCTTCGGAGACCACCTCGGCTACTACAGCCTGGTGCACGAGTTCCCGGTGCTCCGGGTGGAACGGGTCACCCACCGCCCGGGGGCCGTCTGGCCCTTCACCACGGTGGGCCGGCCGCCCCAGGAGGACACCCACCTCGGCGCCCTCGTGCACGAGCTGACCGCCCCCGCCATCCCCCGGGTCATCCCCGGGGTGAAGGCCGTCCACGCCGTGGACGCCGCCGGTGTGCACCCCCTCCTCCTCGCCGTGGGCAGCGAGCGCTACGTCCCCTACGCCGAACGCCGGGGGCCCATGGAGATCCTCACCCAGGCCAACGCCATCCTCGGGACGGGCCAGCTCTCCCTGGCCAAGTTCCTCCTCATCGCCGCCCGGGAGGACGACCCGGACCTCGACCCCCGGGACGTGGCCGCCTTCTTCCGCCACGTGCTCGAGCGGGTGGACTGGCGCCGGGACCTCCACTTTCAGACCCGGACCACCGTGGACACCCTGGACTACACCGGGACCGGCCTCCACCGGGGTTCCAAGGTGGTGATCGCCGCCGCGGGGCCCAAGCGCCGCAAGCTGCCGGAGGCGGTCCCGGCGCGGCTGCCGCTCCCGGTGGGCTTCCGGTCCCCGGCCGCCTGCCTTCCGGGGGTGGCGGCGGTCACGGGCCCGCCGTGCCGCCACTGGCGCCCGGGCCGCGACCCGGAGATGGAGCGGCTCGCCGCGGCGCTCGCCGCCGGGCACCCGCTCCGCTCCTTCGCCCTGGTGGTGGTGGCGGACGACTCGGCGGCCGCGGCCCGCTCCCTGGACGACTTCCTCTGGACCACCTTCACCCGGGCGGACCCTGCCGGCGACGTCTACGGCGCCGGCGCCTTCACCCGGGCCAAGCACTGGGGCTGCGAGGGGCCGCTCGTCATCGACGCCCGGCGCAAGCCCCACCACGCCCCGCCGCTGGAGGAAGACCCGGCGGTCATCCGGCGCATCGAGGCCCTGGCGGCCCCG
- a CDS encoding NUDIX hydrolase, with protein MNPAEERVAIVDGANRVVGALPRRRMRERALPHRAAYVFVFDGAGRLFVHRRTRTKDVYPGCHDVAAGGVVLEGETYEAAAARELAEELGIRGVALDRRFDFEHREAGNHVFGRVFTCVHDGPVVLQPEEVESGAFMEIPEVLAMAARGEPFTPDGLAALRRLLAEAGEGPGPGHDG; from the coding sequence GTGAACCCCGCCGAGGAACGGGTGGCGATCGTGGACGGGGCCAACCGGGTGGTGGGTGCCCTGCCGCGCCGGCGCATGCGGGAACGGGCCCTCCCCCACCGGGCGGCCTACGTCTTCGTCTTCGACGGCGCGGGCCGCCTCTTCGTCCACCGGCGCACCCGGACGAAGGACGTCTACCCCGGCTGCCACGACGTGGCGGCCGGCGGCGTGGTGCTCGAGGGCGAGACCTACGAGGCGGCCGCGGCGCGGGAGCTCGCCGAGGAACTCGGCATCCGGGGCGTGGCCCTGGACCGCCGCTTCGACTTCGAGCACCGGGAGGCCGGCAACCACGTCTTCGGCCGGGTCTTCACCTGCGTCCACGACGGGCCGGTGGTCCTCCAGCCGGAAGAAGTCGAAAGCGGCGCCTTCATGGAGATCCCAGAGGTCCTGGCCATGGCGGCCCGCGGCGAGCCCTTCACCCCGGACGGGCTCGCCGCCCTCCGACGCCTCCTGGCGGAGGCCGGCGAAGGGCCCGGCCCGGGGCACGACGGGTAG
- the pyk gene encoding pyruvate kinase — translation MRRTKIIATIGPASRDEGILSALIRAGVDVARLNFSHGTHDEHREVIARVRRLAAEAGRPVAVLQDLAGPKIRTGPLAAGTVHLESGRPFTLTSRDVPGDAHEVSLTWPELPRQVRPGDTLLLSDGALELSVDETTETDIRCRVVVGGPLGAHKGINLPTRSLQVPALTGKDRADLAFGLREGVDLVALSFVRSAAEVREARRLMRSLGGDLPLIAKIEKHEALGRIDEILQEVDGLMVARGDLGVEIPVERIPRVQKDLIARANAAGKPVITATQMLRSMVESPRPTRAEVTDVANAILDGSDAVMLSEETAAGRHPVRAVETMARIAEEAEATFPYDTWAARLPGGRFLDVQEAVARAAGRMAAEVGASAIATYTQTGSTTRLVAKYRPRQPVLALTPKVETYRRLALTWGAFPVLAEAVGAEEEMEREAVARAMESGWLRPGERLVVTAGLPPGIPGTTNLLKVAQAPGAEAAP, via the coding sequence ATGCGGCGCACCAAGATCATCGCCACCATCGGCCCGGCGTCCCGGGATGAAGGGATCCTCTCGGCCCTCATCCGGGCCGGGGTGGACGTGGCCCGCCTCAACTTCTCGCACGGCACCCACGACGAGCACCGGGAGGTCATCGCCCGCGTCCGGCGCCTCGCCGCCGAGGCCGGGCGCCCGGTGGCCGTGCTCCAGGACCTCGCCGGCCCCAAGATCCGCACCGGGCCCCTCGCGGCCGGCACCGTCCACCTGGAATCGGGGCGTCCCTTCACCCTCACCAGCCGGGACGTCCCCGGCGACGCGCACGAGGTCTCCCTCACCTGGCCGGAGCTGCCGCGCCAGGTCCGGCCAGGCGACACCCTGCTCCTGAGCGACGGCGCCCTGGAGTTGTCGGTGGACGAGACCACCGAGACGGACATCCGCTGCCGCGTGGTGGTGGGCGGGCCCCTCGGCGCCCACAAGGGGATCAACCTGCCGACCCGATCGCTCCAGGTGCCCGCCCTCACCGGGAAGGACCGGGCGGACCTCGCCTTCGGGCTCCGGGAGGGGGTGGACCTGGTGGCCCTCTCCTTCGTGCGCTCGGCGGCGGAGGTCCGGGAGGCGCGCCGGCTCATGCGGTCCCTCGGCGGGGATCTCCCCCTCATCGCCAAGATCGAAAAACACGAGGCCCTCGGCCGCATCGACGAGATCCTCCAGGAGGTGGACGGACTCATGGTGGCCCGGGGCGACCTCGGGGTGGAGATCCCGGTGGAACGGATCCCCCGTGTCCAGAAGGACCTCATCGCCCGGGCCAACGCCGCCGGCAAACCCGTGATCACCGCCACCCAGATGCTCCGGTCCATGGTGGAGAGCCCGCGGCCCACCCGGGCCGAGGTCACCGACGTGGCCAACGCCATCCTCGACGGCAGCGACGCCGTCATGCTCTCCGAGGAGACCGCCGCCGGGCGGCACCCGGTCCGGGCGGTGGAGACCATGGCCCGGATCGCCGAGGAGGCGGAGGCCACCTTCCCCTACGACACCTGGGCCGCCCGCCTGCCCGGCGGGCGCTTCCTCGACGTCCAGGAGGCCGTGGCCCGGGCCGCCGGCCGCATGGCCGCGGAGGTAGGGGCCTCGGCCATCGCCACCTATACCCAGACCGGGAGCACCACCCGCCTCGTGGCCAAGTACCGGCCCCGCCAGCCCGTGCTCGCGCTCACCCCGAAGGTCGAGACCTACCGCCGGCTGGCCCTCACCTGGGGGGCCTTCCCCGTGCTCGCCGAGGCCGTGGGCGCCGAGGAAGAGATGGAGCGGGAGGCCGTGGCCCGGGCCATGGAGTCCGGGTGGCTCCGCCCGGGCGAGCGGCTGGTGGTCACCGCCGGGCTCCCGCCCGGGATCCCTGGCACCACGAACCTCCTGAAGGTGGCCCAGGCCCCCGGGGCGGAGGCGGCGCCGTGA
- a CDS encoding NUDIX hydrolase, with product MNHPRPEETGEDDIPDFAIRAAGGLLWKGRLFRRLAVIRRHRYGDWCLPKGKLDDGETFAEAAAREVREETGMPVRLGAFAGEIRYQVDGRPKVVRFWHMRPAGPAGPMDDDEVAEVRWLRPRKALALLDYPGERRLVAQALGRRRR from the coding sequence ATGAACCATCCACGTCCCGAAGAGACCGGCGAGGACGACATCCCGGACTTCGCCATCCGGGCGGCCGGCGGGCTGCTCTGGAAAGGCCGCCTCTTCAGGCGCCTCGCCGTGATCCGCCGCCATCGCTACGGGGACTGGTGCCTCCCCAAGGGCAAGCTCGACGACGGCGAGACCTTCGCCGAGGCCGCCGCGCGGGAGGTCCGGGAAGAGACGGGGATGCCGGTCCGCCTGGGGGCCTTCGCCGGGGAGATCCGCTACCAGGTGGACGGCCGCCCCAAGGTGGTCCGCTTCTGGCACATGCGGCCGGCCGGGCCCGCCGGGCCCATGGACGACGACGAGGTGGCCGAGGTCCGGTGGCTCCGGCCCAGGAAGGCCCTGGCCCTCCTCGACTACCCCGGGGAACGGCGCCTGGTGGCGCAGGCCCTCGGGCGGCGGCGCCGGTGA
- the selD gene encoding selenide, water dikinase SelD, translated as MWFQKKTLTRLSRTCGUAAKIGPTVLSDALAGLVPPSDPDLIVGYETADDAAVYRVRPDLAVISTADFITPPVDDPYWFGQVAAANALSDVYAMGGRPVTALNLVMFPSKKLDLGLLREILRGGNDKVREAGASLVGGHSVDDLEPKYGLAVTGLVHPDRVLTNCGARPGDALVLTKSLGSGVLFNACRSGRLPWPEMEAVLPELASLNGPAMEAAGGLEVHACTDVTGFGLLGHALEMAKGSGVRLEISYAALSFYPHALEMYRKGETTGSNRPNRALVAGAWERLADLEAAREELLFDPQTSGGLLFALPEADAEALVSRLRAAGVRAARVGRAAAGGPPWIRVLP; from the coding sequence ATGTGGTTCCAGAAGAAGACACTCACCCGGCTGTCCCGGACCTGCGGCTGAGCGGCCAAGATCGGCCCGACCGTGCTGTCGGACGCCCTGGCCGGCCTCGTGCCGCCCTCGGACCCGGACCTCATCGTCGGCTACGAGACCGCCGACGACGCCGCGGTCTACCGGGTCCGGCCCGACCTTGCCGTGATCAGCACCGCGGACTTCATCACGCCCCCGGTGGACGACCCCTACTGGTTCGGCCAGGTGGCCGCGGCCAACGCCCTCTCCGACGTCTACGCCATGGGGGGGCGCCCCGTCACGGCCCTCAACCTCGTGATGTTCCCCAGCAAGAAGCTGGATCTCGGCCTTCTCCGGGAGATCCTCCGGGGCGGGAACGACAAGGTCCGCGAGGCGGGGGCCTCCCTGGTGGGGGGGCATTCCGTGGACGACCTCGAACCCAAGTACGGCCTGGCCGTCACCGGGCTCGTCCACCCGGACCGGGTGCTCACCAACTGCGGGGCCCGGCCCGGGGACGCCCTGGTCCTCACCAAGTCCCTGGGCTCCGGCGTCCTCTTCAACGCCTGCCGCTCCGGCCGCCTGCCCTGGCCCGAGATGGAGGCCGTCCTCCCGGAACTCGCCTCCCTGAACGGGCCGGCCATGGAGGCGGCCGGCGGCCTCGAGGTCCACGCCTGCACCGATGTCACGGGGTTCGGCCTCCTCGGCCACGCCCTGGAGATGGCCAAGGGCAGCGGCGTCCGCCTGGAGATCTCCTACGCCGCCCTTTCCTTCTACCCCCATGCCCTCGAGATGTACCGGAAGGGGGAGACCACCGGGAGCAACCGCCCCAACCGGGCCCTGGTGGCCGGGGCATGGGAACGCCTGGCCGACCTGGAGGCGGCCCGGGAGGAACTCCTCTTCGACCCCCAGACCTCCGGGGGGCTCCTCTTCGCCCTCCCCGAGGCGGACGCCGAGGCCCTGGTCTCGCGCCTCCGGGCGGCCGGGGTACGGGCGGCCCGGGTGGGCCGGGCCGCCGCCGGCGGGCCGCCCTGGATCCGGGTGCTGCCGTGA